The sequence GGAGAGTATAGAATCACAGACAGCCAGGGTGAGATGAATATGGATGTCAGTACTGTAATTCCAGGAGACTGAGACAAAATTAATATATTCATGATTAAATTAATCATGGAATGAAAGAATTGCCTGACACAAGGATTTATCTGTAATATCTTCCACATTTTTGTAATTTTTTGATCCTCCTCAATCCTTTCAATCACCCTTTATGATGAATTAACTAATCGTAAAGGGAGTTCTTATGAGAAAATTATTACCTGTTCTATTACTGCTGGCTGTCATCTTTTCAGGATGTCAAAAGGCTGAATCTACATCTGCAGCCGAATCTTCAGCTGAGTCCGTTTCTACTGCCGATCAGCTTTATATTGAAGTATCTGCTTTGGGAAATCTTGACTATTTCTATGACCATAAAATGGGAATGAAAATGGTGGGAGAAGAGCTGGGTGTCCGTACTGAATATATCGGACCTGCAGAATACGATATGAATGCCATGGTTGCTGCATTTGAATCCGCAATTGCAAAAAAACCTAATGGTATTGTTGTGGTCGGTTTTGAACCTGCATTGAATTCGATTGTAAACAAAGCTATTGCAGAAGGTATCCCTGTTGTTACAGTTGATGCTGACCTGCCCGATTCTGACAGACTCGCTTTTATCGGTACCGGAAACTTCGGCGCCGGAAAACAGGGTGGCGACAAGATGGCGGAAATGATTGGTGAGAAAGGTAAAGTTGCAATCATGCTGAAACCCGGTCAGTCAAACCTGGAAGAAAGAGTTGCCGGATATAAGGCTGCCTTTGACTCTTACCCCGGAATTGAACTTGTACAGCTTGTAGATACACAGAGTGACCCTGTTATTGCTGCTCAGGCGGCTTCTGCTCTTCTTCAAAAATATCCTGACCTTGCCGGTATTGCCTGTGTTGAAGCTGCAGGAGGTTCAGGTGCAGCCACTGCTATCCGTGAAGCAGGTAAAGCAGGAGAAGTCAAAATTATTGCCATGGACAGAGGAAATGAAGTTCTTGAAGGAATTGCAGAAGGTGTTATCTCTGCAACAGTTGCACAGCAGACAGCTCTGATGC comes from Oceanispirochaeta sp. M1 and encodes:
- a CDS encoding substrate-binding domain-containing protein: MRKLLPVLLLLAVIFSGCQKAESTSAAESSAESVSTADQLYIEVSALGNLDYFYDHKMGMKMVGEELGVRTEYIGPAEYDMNAMVAAFESAIAKKPNGIVVVGFEPALNSIVNKAIAEGIPVVTVDADLPDSDRLAFIGTGNFGAGKQGGDKMAEMIGEKGKVAIMLKPGQSNLEERVAGYKAAFDSYPGIELVQLVDTQSDPVIAAQAASALLQKYPDLAGIACVEAAGGSGAATAIREAGKAGEVKIIAMDRGNEVLEGIAEGVISATVAQQTALMPYYATQILFNLNNSKVAITTDNKAAGVLGIPAAVDTGTIIVDASNYKYFMR